One Euwallacea fornicatus isolate EFF26 chromosome 14, ASM4011564v1, whole genome shotgun sequence genomic region harbors:
- the LOC136343413 gene encoding RUS family member 1, producing MSEEVIAEEECGSTGDKVSFIRRGSQIIEIKQERSFLHNFQGISGFVKEIILPKGYPKSVSEDYLKYQIWDTLQALCSTIIGAFKTRAILKGVGVGDSNADALSAAITWILKDGTGMFGRILFAWWKGSGLDCDCKKWRFFADILNDLAMLIELCLPLYSTASLQILCATSTMYSIVGIAGGATRASITHHQAIRDNMAEISAKDGSQETVVNLIGSIASIFLLNYFNSSRGEWLLLLSLIVLHLYTNFLAVKALIFYTFNKERLAVVLKNYFTIGTVLNPPKVNAKESVFIGRGLKVKNLCGFDIVLGHSIKNPLKNYSVEDISLLQRVYEGKKYVLLVSADERKVYVCLEKTSNSSDIISAYFHAVCLGIATSIYNRIELDVYCKRQLHHPTPITKIYTHMKSFENREYDINNFRNVPPNYLPNFNEFVEQLKFMFFTALNINGWKTDSHCLELGEYTIRRDSTSNKKTL from the exons ATGAGTGAAGAAGTAATTGCTGAGGAAGAGTGCGGTAGCACTGGCGACAAAGTGTCATTTATTAGGC gCGGTAGTCAAATCATAGAAATAAAACAGGAAAGAAGCTTTCTGCACAACTTCCAGGGAATTTCAGGATTTGTCAAAGAAATCATTCTTCCAAAGGGTTATCCAAAATCAGTTAGTGAAGACtacttaaaatatcaaatatggGACACATTGCAGGCCTTGTGCAGCACTATTATAGGTGCATTTAAAACTAGAGCTATACTGAAGGGGGTGGGTGTAGGGGATAGTAATGCTGATGCACTATCAGCAGCTATTACATGGATTCTTAAAGATGGAACTGGAATGTTTGGAAGaattttgtttgcttggtGGAAAGG GAGTGGTCTAGATTGTGATTGTAAGAAATGGAGATTTTTTGCAGATATCTTGAATGATTTAGCAATGTTGATAGAATTATGTTTACCCTTATATTCAACTGCCTCCTTACAAATACTATGTGCAACTTCCACAATGTACTCCATT gtGGGTATTGCTGGAGGAGCAACAAGAGCGTCTATTACGCACCATCAAGCAATAAGAGATAATATGGCTGAAATATCTGCCAAGGATGGCAGTCAAGAAACTGTTGTAAACCTTATTGGTAGCATTGCCAGTATCTTTCTGCTAAATTATTTCAACTCGTCTAG aGGGGAATGGCTTCTACTCTTGTCTCTTATAGTTTTACACTTATATACAAATTTCTTAGCTGTGAAGGCcttaatattttatactttCAACAAAGAAAGATTAGCAGTagtacttaaaaattatttcacaaTTGGGACAGTCCTCAACCCTCCAAAAGTAAACGCTAAGGAGTCTGTTTTTATTGGACGTGGTTTGAAAG taAAAAATCTTTGTGGATTTGACATAGTTTTGGGtcattcaattaaaaacccGTTAAAGAATTACAGTGTTGAAGATATTAGTTTGCTTCAAAGGGTATATGAAGGCAAGAAATATGTGCTACTTGTTAGTGCGGATGAAAGAAAGGTTTATGTGTGTTTGGAGAAAACCAGCAATTCTTCAGACATTATTTCTGCCTATTTTCATGCCGTGTGTTTAGGAATTGCCACAAGTATATATAACCGCATTGAACTC gatGTTTATTGTAAAAGACAGTTACATCATCCAACCCCTATTACAAAAATCTATACACATATGAAGTCTTTTGAAAACCGTGAATAtgatatcaataattttaggaATGTGCCTCCAAATTATTTGCCtaattttaacgaatttgttGAACAGTTAAAGTTCATGTTTTTTACagcattaaatattaatg GCTGGAAAACCGACTCTCACTGCCTAGAATTAGGCGAATACACGATTCGGAGAGACAGTACATCAAACAAAAAGACTTTATAG